Genomic window (Helianthus annuus cultivar XRQ/B chromosome 3, HanXRQr2.0-SUNRISE, whole genome shotgun sequence):
TGACCCCGGGCTGTAAGCATGTAGCTCTAATAAATCTTTGATGTCAAATGCCACAATAGATGGGATTTTACACCATAATGCGACATTCTGCCAAATTGTTTGGGCAAAATGGCATGATAAAAAGATATGGTTACTTGATTCCTCATATTCGCCACAAAAAGCACATGTTGAATCTGGAACATTTATATTTCGTACCGCCAACGCAGACCTGGTAGGTAACCTTTCCATGTCCGCCCTCCAAGCAACAATCCCCACTTTCTTCGGAACCCAATTATTCCAAACAAAAACCCGATTCGGCCGCGATCTATTAAATGAACTGATGATCTTTTTTATGCTCGAAACTGTAAACAATCCTGACCCATCATATTGCCACATAACTGTGTCCGAATCAGTAGACAAAACAAAAGCATCCAACAGGGTCGTGAGGACTCGGATGTCTTGCTGCTCATCACTGGACAGGTTGGGCCTGGCCCAGTTCCAGTTAAACTGTTGCCCGTTGCTGCCTCCCCCCAAACGATCAGCCACCGAACAAAGTTTTGAGCATTCAAGACAGAAAAGCCTAGGGAATACCGTGTATAATGGAAACCCTCCAACCCAACTATCTAGCCAAAAGGAGGTGCACGACCCGTTTGCTACCGAAATTGATATAGCTTTCTTCAAATCGATACCAACTTTGAGTAGCGCATCATGAATACTCACAATTTGCTTCCAAGGACCTGCTATTGAGACTTTTGCCGGGATTGCCGACCATGACCTAGAGTTGTGATGAATAGCCCATATTACCTTCCGCCATAACCCGGTTTTTTCCGTCTTAAAACGCCACCACCACTTAGCAAGCATTGCTAAATTAGCATCCTTAAGAGATCCAAAACCGAGTCCACCGTATTCGATTGGCCCGATGGTCTTCTCCCAAGCCACCCAATTCATCTTCGCCTTTTCTTCCGACCCGCCCCAAAAGAAAACCCTTCGAATTCTTTCAAGAGACTCTAATACTTGCACCGGAGCTTTAAACAATGAAAAATAGTATGTGGGTAAAGAGTTTAATACCGACTTGAGAAGCGTGATTCTTCCACCATATGAGAGGTGTTTAGCCTTCCAAATTGATAGGCGATTCCTAAAAATTTCCACCACCGATTTCCAATTGCGAACTAGATTCATATTGGCTCCAACTAGCAATCCAAGGTGTTTAAATGGAAAAACACCCGGTTTGCAATTTAGGAGACCCGCCATGCTTTGAACCTCTTGATCACTCACACCAATGCCATACACACTACACTTGGCTAGATTAACCTTCAACCCGGATGTCAAATAGAAGCAAcataagattctacgaagatttatGACATTCAGATAACCCCCAAGAAACATCACGTCATCCGCATAAGAGAAATGCGAAAGGCACGGGCCCTCGTTTGTACATTGAATACCATTAAATAATCCAACGGTGACGGCCTCTTTCATTATCCCCGTTAAGGCTTCCATAGCGATCACGAACAGGAACGGTGATAGCGGATCACCTTGCCGAAGACCACGAGTACACTGGAATTCCATGGATGGCGAGCCATTCACTAAAACCGAAGCTCTAGCCGAGTGAAGTGTTGCCATAATCCAACTCCTCCAACGCCTTGGAAAATTCATTTGAGACATGATTGAGTCAAGGAAGACCCAACTGACCGAGTCATAGGCTTTACTAATGTCCACCTTAAAGAACATACCtttcttttttgattttttaagccACCCCATAACTTCATTTAAAATAAGAGGACCATCCATAATGCTCCTCCCTGCCAAAAAAGCCGACTGCTCTTCCGAAATAAGCTTCCCGATAACGCCCTTCAGACGGTTCACCAATACTTTTGAAATTACTTTATTTATGACTCCAATCAAGCTAATAGGGCGAAAATCCGAAGGCGTCGTCGGGTCTTTTACCTTCGGAATCAATGCAATGAACGATGAAGAGCAACAGCTATTTAACGACCCCTCATTGTGGAATCTATTGAATAGCCGAGTGAAGTCGTCCTGTAATCCTACCCAGCATCTCTTGATAAATTTAAAGTTAAATCCATCCGGTCCGGGTGCCCGGTCGCCATCACATTCCCATATGGCATCCTTTATCTCACTATTAGAGAAGGGGGCTATAAGGAGCTCGGCTTCAGACTCAGTAATGGTTGCCAAATTAGGACACACAATACCGGGTCTCGCTTCCATTGGCTCAGCAAATTGTTTACGGAAAAAATCGAAAAAACATTCTTTTATGGCCATCGGATTCGTCACCCACACCCCACCAACCAATAGACCGTTCACCCGATTATTACTAATATTTGAGTTAATAATATGGTGAAAAAAGGCTGAATTTTCATCCCCCTCTAATGCCCATCTTGCACGTGATTTTTGTCGTATATCCATTTGCCTTAACCTATCGAAATCCTCCACAAAAATCCTGCATTCAGCCCTCTCTGATAGTTCATCTAACCCCAACGGCCGTTCCTCTGCCAGACTATCAAGAACCGCCACTCGGCTCTTTTTACCATCGTATAATCCCTCCGACCGATGCTTCTCCGCTTTTAACCATGCCTTAATATTATTTTTCAGCCATCTTAGTTTTATCGACAAAGACAAATCTTCAGGACCTGAAAAAGAAAACACGCCACACAAATGTAGGACATGATCAATAAAGCCAGGGAACTCGAACCATGAATTGAAGAATCTGAACGGGATGTGGCCAAAGTCCGATTGCACGGTGGACAAAATAAGAGGTCGATGATCAGAAGCTTCCCTATCCAAAGCCAATAGAGAAGCCGTCGGCCACCTCTCCATGAAGCCGAGGCAAACCAAGAATCGGTCTAATTTACTCAGCTTGTCACCCCTATCCGAAATATATGTGAACTTTCCACCACCCATATTGTATTCAAGAAGGCCGGCCGAAAGGATGAATTGATTAAACGCCTCAGCGTTAGCTGCGACAAACTCCGAATTCATTCGCTCAGACTCGACTCGCACATCATTGAAGTCTCCCATGAACGCCCATATACCCTGAAGGGAGTTCCTAATAGCAAGTAAATCAATCCACACCGCCCTCCGAAGCACCGCATCATTCGGAGCGTATACATTTACTAGATTTATACGGCCCCCAGATTGCACTAAGACTCCCGACACAACAAGAAAGTACCGGTTCTTAATGACATTGTCACACGAGAATATTGACGGGCACCAGGGGCGGATGTATGTAGTaacaaggggtagcctccgctaccgcttggtcggaaattttttgacgtttttagtgtaaattttggaaaaatttgacgttttttcgatttcgttaccgcctaattataaaacgttaccgcttggtcggaatcctagatccgccactgacgGGCACCAAAGGCATGCCAGGCCTCCGGATCTGCCATGAGAATCAACAACTGCCAAATCAAAAATCGAGCGCCCCCAAAAACTACTGAACAAAAAACTAGAGGAATCCCCCAGCTTGGTTTCTTGGATTGCCATGAAGTGGATCCCGTGACTAGTTTTTATACCACGAACCCAATCCACCTTGCGAGAATCCCTAACCCCCCTTAAATTTATGGATAAACAATTcattgtaaaccatttgaaacaCCGTCTTCAATGACCAGATTCCTAGTTACATCTTCAAAACCGTTCAGATCAATACCGACTTTCAGACCAACATCCACAGTAGCCTCCACTTCCTGATTGAGACCCCCCTGCTGCTCGGGATCCAGTGAGTCGGCCACGGCAGTATCATCACCTGGGTCTAGATTCGAAAGGTGGCTAGGATATGAATTCCGATCCAAACCAAAAACCCCATGATTCTCATCCTCAACCGCAACCATATTATCCAAATTACCAGATTTCAAGGTCACAGGAGAGTTGAGGTCAATAGAGTCTTCTGCAGATTGAGAATTGTGAGAAAAAAGCCGATGCGGTGGGCCCTGCGTAGAACCAGATGACGGTGGGCTCCTAAAAGCCCTAGGCCTTTTACCTAAAGCGTTGGAAGGAGTTGGGCCCAAATTAGAGTAAAAATCATTGGGCTGTAGGGGGACTCCATGAGCTAATGAATTGTTGGGCCCACATGGGAAAACTGTGTCGACATCATCAGGGTTAGTAAACCCAGCCACTCCATTGGGACCCACAACTTCATTaataactcttggagaatgtgtcaTCTGATTAGGGACCCTATGCTCCTCGTGCATGGAACTCTCATGATTACGTAAAGTCGACCTCTCCTCTACCAGCAATCTTTCCTCTTCCGGCGACTCCTCCACTTCCGGTGACCTGAGATCCTCACCGTTCTTGGCATCCGGCCGGATTTCACCTTCTTCAGTA
Coding sequences:
- the LOC110929112 gene encoding uncharacterized protein LOC110929112 isoform X1, with product MGDFNDVRVESERMNSEFVAANAEAFNQFILSAGLLEYNMGGGKFTYISDRGDKLSKLDRFLVCLGFMERWPTASLLALDREASDHRPLILSTVQSDFGHIPFRFFNSWFEFPGFIDHVLHLCGVFSFSGPEDLSLSIKLRWLKNNIKAWLKAEKHRSEGLYDGKKSRVAVLDSLAEERPLGLDELSERAECRIFVEDFDRLRQMDIRQKSRARWALEGDENSAFFHHIINSNISNNRVNGLLVGGVWVTNPMAIKECFFDFFRKQFAEPMEARPGIVCPNLATITESEAELLIAPFSNSEIKDAIWECDGDRAPGPDGFNFKFIKRCWVGLQDDFTRLFNRFHNEGSLNSCCSSSFIALIPKVKDPTTPSDFRPISLIGVINKVISKVLVNRLKGVIGKLISEEQSAFLAGRSIMDGPLILNEVMGWLKKSKKKGMFFKVDISKAYDSVSWVFLDSIMSQMNFPRRWRSWIMATLHSARASVLVNGSPSMEFQCTRGLRQGDPLSPFLFVIAMEALTGIMKEAVTVGLFNGIQCTNEGPCLSHFSYADDVMFLGGYLNVINLRRILCCFYLTSGLKVNLAKCSVYGIGVSDQEVQSMAGLLNCKPGVFPFKHLGLLVGANMNLVRNWKSVVEIFRNRLSIWKAKHLSYGGRITLLKSVLNSLPTYYFSLFKAPVQVLESLERIRRVFFWGGSEEKAKMNWVAWEKTIGPIEYGGLGFGSLKDANLAMLAKWWWRFKTEKTGLWRKVIWAIHHNSRSWSAIPAKVSIAGPWKQIVSIHDALLKVGIDLKKAISISVANGSCTSFWLDSWVGGFPLYTVFPRLFCLECSKLCSVADRLGGGSNGQQFNWNWARPNLSSDEQQDIRVLTTLLDAFVLSTDSDTVMWQYDGSGLFTVSSIKKIISSFNRSRPNRVFVWNNWVPKKVGIVAWRADMERLPTRSALAVRNINVPDSTCAFCGEYEESSNHIFLSCHFAQTIWQNVALWCKIPSIVAFDIKDLLELHAYSPGSRKKRKAIHAIVLVVIWCIWRMRNEIVFNHLQPEFIKVLEEAKSLSYLWIKNRSKVASITWEDWNSRHVHIEKKT
- the LOC110929112 gene encoding uncharacterized protein LOC110929112 isoform X2, producing MGDFNDVRVESERMNSEFVAANAEAFNQFILSAGLLEYNMGGGKFTYISDRGDKLSKLDRFLVCLGFMERWPTASLLALDREASDHRPLILSTVQSDFGHIPFRFFNSWFEFPGFIDHVLHLCGVFSFSGPEDLSLSIKLRWLKNNIKAWLKAEKHRSEGLYDGKKSRVAVLDSLAEERPLGLDELSERAECRIFVEDFDRLRQMDIRQKSRARWALEGDENSAFFHHIINSNISNNRVNGLLVGGVWVTNPMAIKECFFDFFRKQFAEPMEARPGIVCPNLATITESEAELLIAPFSNSEIKDAIWECDGDRAPGPDGFNFKFIKRCWVGLQDDFTRLFNRFHNEGSLNSCCSSSFIALIPKVKDPTTPSDFRPISLIGVINKVISKVLVNRLKGVIGKLISEEQSAFLAGRSIMDGPLILNEVMGWLKKSKKKGMFFKVDISKAYDSVSWVFLDSIMSQMNFPRRWRSWIMATLHSARASVLVNGSPSMEFQCTRGLRQGDPLSPFLFVIAMEALTGIMKEAVTVGLFNGIQCTNEGPCLSHFSYADDVMFLGGYLNVINLRRILCCFYLTSGLKVNLAKCSVYGIGVSDQEVQSMAGLLNCKPGVFPFKHLGLLVGANMNLVRNWKSVVEIFRNRLSIWKAKHLSYGGRITLLKSVLNSLPTYYFSLFKAPVQVLESLERIRRVFFWGGSEEKAKMNWVAWEKTIGPIEYGGLGFGSLKDANLAMLAKWWWRFKTEKTGLWRKVIWAIHHNSRSWSAIPAKVSIAGPWKQIVSIHDALLKVGIDLKKAISISVANGSCTSFWLDSWVGGFPLYTVFPRLFCLECSKLCSVADRLGGGSNGQQFNWNWARPNLSSDEQQDIRVLTTLLDAFVLSTDSDTVMWQYDGSGLFTVSSIKKIISSFNRSRPNRVFVWNNWVPKKVGIVAWRADMERLPTRSALAVRNINVPDSTCAFCGEYEESSNHIFLSCHFAQTIWQNVALWCKIPSIVAFDIKDLLELHAYSPGSRKKRKAIHAIVLVVIWCIWRMRNEIVFNHLQPEFIKVLEEAKSLSYLWIKNRSKVASITWEDWNRHVHIEKKT